One segment of Sander vitreus isolate 19-12246 unplaced genomic scaffold, sanVit1 ctg492_0, whole genome shotgun sequence DNA contains the following:
- the dpy30 gene encoding protein dpy-30 homolog has protein sequence MADDHTDADHSMEGHTPVSENPHAEYLTENIQRTLENEKPSAEKMSKQKVDLQALPTRAYLDQTVVPILLQGLSLLAKDRPPNPIEYLAAFLLKNKSQFEERS, from the exons ATGGCGGACG ATCACACAGACGCAGACCACTCCATGGAGGGACACACTCCT GTGTCTGAGAACCCTCACGCAGAgtacctgacagagaacatccag AGGACGCTGGAGAACGAGAAGCCGAGTGCAGAGAAGATGTCGAAGCAGAAGGTGGACCTGCAGGCCCTGCCGACCCGGGCCTACCTGGACCAGACCGTGGTTCCTATCCTGCTGCAGGGGCTGTCGCTGCTCGCCAAGGACAg ACCTCCTAACCCCATCGAGTACCTGGCAGCGTTCCTTCTGAAGAACAAGTCCCAGTTTGAGGAGAGGAGTTAG